Within Streptomyces roseirectus, the genomic segment GCAGGCGACGGCACCCCCATCGGCCGCCGTGTCCTCCTCGGCACCCTCGGTCTCGGCGCCCTGGGCGTGGCCGCCGCGCCCGTCCTGCAGCGCGGCATGGAATCCGTGCTCGGCACGATCGCCGGCAAGGACCCCACGGGCCTCACCGGCCTCCTCCCGAACGGCGGCGGTTTCCGCTACTACTCGGTGACCTCGTCCGTCCCCCACAAGAACGACACGAACTACCGCCTCACCGTCGACGGCCTGGTGGACCGCCCCGCGACGTACACCCTCCCCGACCTGAGAGCCATGCCCCAGACCCGCATGGTGAAGGACGTCCAGTGCGTCACCGGCTGGCGCGTGCCCGACACCCCCTTCGAGGGCGTACGCCTCTCCCACCTCCTGGACGCGGCGGGCGTCCGGGCCAAGGCCGGCGCGATCCGCTTCACCTGCTTCGACGGCGCCTACACCGAGAGCCTGACCCTCGCGCAGGCCCGCCGAGCCGACGTCCTGGTCGCCCTGCGGATGCAGGACAAGGACCTGGGCCACGCCCACGGCGGCCCCGTCCGCCTGTACGTCGCCCCGATGTACTTCTACAAGTCCGCCAAGTGGCTCTCAGGTATTACGGTCACCGAGGACGTCGAACCCGGCTACTGGGAGGAACGCGGCTACGACGTCGACGCCTGGGTCGGCAAGTCGAACGGACGCGACGATGACCCCACCGCCTGACACCCTCACGCCGACGACGTCCGGCGTCCCCCGCTTCACCCGCGCCGAGCGGTGGATCCACCGCACGACCGCCTTCCTCATGGGCGTCTGTGTCGTCACCGCCGGCTGCCTCTACCTCCCCGAACTCGCCGAACTGGTGGGCCGCCGCGAACTCGTCGTCCGCGTCCACGAGTTCGCGGGCCTCGCGCTTCCCGTCCCGGTCCTGGCCGGCCTCTTCTCCCGCCCCTTCCGCAAGGACCTCGGCCACCTGAACCGCTTCGGCCCCCACGACCGCCGCTGGCTGCGCGCCGCCCTGCGCCGCGACCGGCACCCCGCCTCGCGCCCGGCCGCCAAGTTCAACGCAGGCCAGAAGATCTACGCCGCCTGGGTCGCCGGCGCCACCCTGGTCATGCTCGGCACCGGCCTCCTCATGTGGTTCACCCACCTCACCCCGCTCATGTGGCGCACCAGCGCCACCTTCGTCCACGACTGGCTGGCCCTCACCCTCGGCATCGTCCTCGCCGGCCACATCGGCATGGCCCTCGCCGACCCCGAATCCCGCCACGGCATGCGCACCGGCAGGGTCAGCCCCGACTGGGCCCTGCGCGAACACCCCCTGTGGCGTCCCGACGAACGGCCGTGAGCGGACCAGGACGACGCCCTGATCCGCTCACGGACACACGCCCGTCCCGGAGTTCACCCCCCGAAGCCCCCGAAGTCCAGCAGCACCTTGCAGGACCGCCCCCGGTCGGCCGCCAACTCGAACGCGGACTCGGCCTGCGCGACCGGCACCACCGCGCTCACCAGCCCGTCGAACGACGGCTGGGCGGCGAGGAGTTGAAGGGCCTCGTCGAACTCGGTGTCGAAGCGGAACGCCCCGCGCAGCTCGATCTCGCGGCTGACGACGAGGTTCCCGGCGAAGGGGCTGCGGCCGGACGGCAGCATGCCGAGCTGGACGACGACCCCGCCGCGCCGGACGAGGCGGAGGCAGGTGTCGAGCCCGGCGGCGACGCCGGACGCCTCGACGGCGACGTCAACCTCCAGAGGCCAGCCGGGATCTGACGGATCGTCGGCCCGGACGGCGGCGTCCGCGCCCGCGACCCGCCCGAACTCCAGCGCGGCGGGCAGGAGATCGGTCACCGTCACCCGCGCGGCCCCGGCGGCCTTCGCGGCGGCCACCACCAGGCACCCGATCGGCCCGGCCCCGGTCACCAGCACGTGCCGCCCGCGCACCTCCCCGGCCCGCCGCACGGCGTGCAGTGCGACGGAGAGGGGTTCCGCGAGAGCGGCCCGGCGCAGCCCGAGCCCGTCCGGCAGCACCCTCAACTGCTCCCGCGGAACGGCGATCCGGGCCGCGAACCCGCCCTGCACGTGCGGCGTCCGCGCCGCGCTGCCCAGGTACCGGGTGTCCCGGCAGACGTTGCGCCGCCCGTCCGCGCACTCCGGACAGACCCCGCAGGGCGTGGCCGGGTGCACGGCGACCGCCTGCCCGGAGAACGGCCCCGACAGCGCCGTCCCGACGACCTCGTGACCCAGCACCATCGGCTCCTTGAGCCGGAAGTCACCGACCCTGCCGTGCCGCCAGTAGTGCAGGTCGGAACCGCAGACCCCGCCGTAGCGGACGGCGACCAGCGCCTGCCCGGGTCCGGCCTCGACCGGCGTCAACTCCTCGACGCGCAGGTCCCCTTGACCGTGGATGACACAACTCAGCATGCCCGTACCCCCGTTCACAGCACGCTCGTCATGCCGCCGTCGACATACAGGATCTGCCCGCTGACGAAGTCCGCCGCCGGCGAGGCGAGGAACAGCACCCCGCCCACCAGGTCCTCGGTCCGCCCCCACCGCCCGGCCGGCGTCCGCCGGCGCACCCAGGCGCTGAACTCCTCGTCGTCCACGAGGGCTTGGGTCAGCTCCGTCTCGATGTACCCGGGCCCGAGCCCGTTGACCTGGACGCCGGACGGCCCCCAGTCCGCGCACATGCCCTTCGTCAGCATCTTCAGCGCGCCCTTGGTCGCCGCGTACGGCGCGATACCGGGCCGCACGACCTCGCTCTGCAGCGAGCAGATGTTGACGATCTTCCCGTGCCCGCGCGCCGTCATGTACCGGGCGGCCTCGCGGCCCACCAGGAACGCGCTGGTGAGGTTGGTGTCGAGCACGCGGTGCCAGTCGGAGTCGGTGAACTCCAGGAGCGGCGCCCGCAGTTGCATCCCCGCGTTGTTGACGAGGATGTCGAGCGGACCGACCCGCTCCTCGACGTCCTTGATCCCGGCGGCGACTGACGGACCGTCAGTGACGTCGAACACGGCCGTGTGGACCTTGCCGGGCAGCTTCCGCGCCGCCTCGGCCAGCCGCTCGCCGTCACGCCCGTTGAGGACGACCGTGCAGCCCGCTTCCGCGAGACCCCGGGCGAGCGCCAGGCCGATAC encodes:
- a CDS encoding cytochrome b/b6 domain-containing protein: MTPPPDTLTPTTSGVPRFTRAERWIHRTTAFLMGVCVVTAGCLYLPELAELVGRRELVVRVHEFAGLALPVPVLAGLFSRPFRKDLGHLNRFGPHDRRWLRAALRRDRHPASRPAAKFNAGQKIYAAWVAGATLVMLGTGLLMWFTHLTPLMWRTSATFVHDWLALTLGIVLAGHIGMALADPESRHGMRTGRVSPDWALREHPLWRPDERP
- a CDS encoding L-idonate 5-dehydrogenase; this encodes MLSCVIHGQGDLRVEELTPVEAGPGQALVAVRYGGVCGSDLHYWRHGRVGDFRLKEPMVLGHEVVGTALSGPFSGQAVAVHPATPCGVCPECADGRRNVCRDTRYLGSAARTPHVQGGFAARIAVPREQLRVLPDGLGLRRAALAEPLSVALHAVRRAGEVRGRHVLVTGAGPIGCLVVAAAKAAGAARVTVTDLLPAALEFGRVAGADAAVRADDPSDPGWPLEVDVAVEASGVAAGLDTCLRLVRRGGVVVQLGMLPSGRSPFAGNLVVSREIELRGAFRFDTEFDEALQLLAAQPSFDGLVSAVVPVAQAESAFELAADRGRSCKVLLDFGGFGG
- a CDS encoding SDR family oxidoreductase translates to MSHPLFDITGRTALVTGSSRGIGLALARGLAEAGCTVVLNGRDGERLAEAARKLPGKVHTAVFDVTDGPSVAAGIKDVEERVGPLDILVNNAGMQLRAPLLEFTDSDWHRVLDTNLTSAFLVGREAARYMTARGHGKIVNICSLQSEVVRPGIAPYAATKGALKMLTKGMCADWGPSGVQVNGLGPGYIETELTQALVDDEEFSAWVRRRTPAGRWGRTEDLVGGVLFLASPAADFVSGQILYVDGGMTSVL
- a CDS encoding molybdopterin-dependent oxidoreductase is translated as MKPEPPEETPAGDGTPIGRRVLLGTLGLGALGVAAAPVLQRGMESVLGTIAGKDPTGLTGLLPNGGGFRYYSVTSSVPHKNDTNYRLTVDGLVDRPATYTLPDLRAMPQTRMVKDVQCVTGWRVPDTPFEGVRLSHLLDAAGVRAKAGAIRFTCFDGAYTESLTLAQARRADVLVALRMQDKDLGHAHGGPVRLYVAPMYFYKSAKWLSGITVTEDVEPGYWEERGYDVDAWVGKSNGRDDDPTA